Proteins from a genomic interval of Trifolium pratense cultivar HEN17-A07 linkage group LG6, ARS_RC_1.1, whole genome shotgun sequence:
- the LOC123892962 gene encoding fimbrin-5-like isoform X3 produces the protein MAKDGGSKSSSFLKTATTTVHHAINESEKASYVAHINSYLAEDKFLKQFLPLDPATNALFDLAKDGVLLCKLINVAVPGTIDERAINTKRDLNPWERNENHTLGLNSAKAIGCTVVNIGTQDMVEGRPYLVLGLISQVKMDDMPLHSDFFWKWLENVKLIHLQNLLFFGSMEDLVVLL, from the exons ATGGCAAAAGATGGTGGTTCAAAAAGTTCTTCATTTTTGAAGACAGCTACAACGACTGTTCATCATGCAATTAATGAATCTGAGAAGGCTTCTTATGTTGCACATATTAACAGTTACTTGGCTGAAGATAAATTCTTGAAGCAGTTTCTTCCCCTTGATCCAGCGACAAATGCATTGTTTGATCTTGCTAAAGATGGAGTCCTGCTCTG CAAGCTTATTAATGTTGCCGTTCCTGGGACCATAGATGAACGAGCTATCAACACAAAACGGGATCTTAATCCATGGGAGAGGAATGAAAACCACACCCTTGGCCTCAATTCAGCAAAGGCTATTGGGTGCACAGTGGTTAATATTGGTACACAGGATATGGTTGAAGGAAGA cCTTATTTGGTACTTGGTCTGATTTCACAAGTAAAGATGGACGATATGCCATTGCATTCTGACTTCTTCTGGAAATGGTTGGAAAATGTG AAACTGATCCATCTTCAAAACCTCTTGTTCTTTGGCTCAATGGAGGACCTGGTTGTTCTTCTCTAG
- the LOC123891718 gene encoding uncharacterized protein LOC123891718 — protein sequence MLGDEGKEGDFRDSGEFDEGRRESHFQAPNVDRPGVDDLQFKRLDPLEIGGLTKPFSETEVKLAVWDCDSFKSPGPDGINFGFIKDFWAELRDDMMRFLSDFHRNGRLTKGINSTFIALIPKTDSPQRLNDFRPISLVGSLYKILAKVLANRLRQVIGSVISESQTAFVKNRQILDGILIANEVVDEARKSKKDLLLFKVDFEKAYDSVDWGYLDAVMGRMSFPTLWRKWIRECVCTATASVLVNGSPTDEFPLRRGLRQGDPLSPFLFLLAAEGLNVLMEAMVARNMFTGYSIGGPGSVSVSHLQFADDTLLMGVKSWANVRALRAVLVLFETMSGLKVNFNKSMLVGVNIPESWLCEAASTLRISWVSWKSVCLRKEYGGLGVRQLREFNIALLGKWCWRMLVDREGLWFRVLVARYGLEGGSLREGGQRGSVWWRELVRIREGVGEPGGSWFREHVSRRVGDGSDTLFWIDPWLDGISLRERFGRLFELTMTKSRSVAKMFALGWGQMGGRGSGGGDQAIDMWQWSLDSDTGYTVGGVYQLLTSQDSVTLDDADNLIWHSQVPLKVSIFAWRLLRDRLPTRANLVIRGVLSPTVATCVFGCGAAESAHHLFLSCSTAGSLWDLVHAWIDISLVDSTSLRDHFVQFTASLGGSRARRSFLQLVWLACVWVIWTERNHRLFKGSSDTPHILLDKIKLFSFRWLKMTNITLALNYHSWWSSPLLCLGLV from the exons ATGTTGGGGGATGAAGGTAAAGAAGGAGATTTTCGAGATAGTGGTGAGTTCGATGAGGGTAGAAG AGAGTCTCATTTTCAGGCCCCTAATGTGGATAGGCCTGGGGTTGACGACCTTCAGTTCAAGAGATTAGATCCGTTGGAGATTGGAGGCTTAACCAAACCTTTTTCGGAGACTGAAGTGAAGCTAGCGGTGTGGGATTGCGATAGTTTTAAAAGCCCAGGCCCTGATGGAATTAATTTCGGTTTTATTAAAGATTTTTGGGCTGAGCTTCGAGACGACATGATGCGCTTTCTTTCTGATTTCCATCGGAATGGTAGGTTGACGAAAGGTATCAACTCGACTTTCATTGCTTTGATCCCCAAAACGGATAGTCCTCAGAGGCTGAATGACTTTCGTCCTATTTCGCTTGTTGGAAGCCTCTATAAAATTTTGGCGAAGGTTTTAGCTAATAGGTTGCGTCAAGTGATTGGTAGTGTTATCTCTGAATCCCAGACTGCGTTCGTTAAGAATAGACAAATTCTCGATGGTATTCTCATTGCTAACGAGGTGGTGGATGAGGCGCGAAAGTCGAAAAAGGATCTATTGTTGTTTAAGGTTGATTTTGAGAAAGCATATGATTCGGTGGATTGGGGGTATCTTGATGCTGTTATGGGGCGAATGTCATTTCCGACTTtgtggaggaagtggattagagagtgtgtttgtacTGCTACGGCTTCGGTGTTAGTTAATGGCAGTCCGACTGATGAATTCCCTCTTCGACGAGGGCTTAGGCAGGGGGATCCGCtttctcctttcctttttcttctggCGGCTGAGGGCCTTAATGTTCTTATGGAAGCTATGGTGGCGCGTAATATGTTTACAGGTTATAGTATTGGTGGACCGGGGTCGGTCTCGGTGTCGCACCTTCAATTTGCTGATGATACTTTATTGATGGGGGTAAAAAGTTGGGCAAATGTTCGGGCTTTGCGAGCTGTTTTAGTGCTTTTTGAGACTATGTCTGGCTTGaaggttaattttaataaaagtatgCTGGTTGGCGTTAATATTCCTGAGTCCTGGTTATGTGAAGCTGCGTCTACTCT GAGAATCTCTTGGGTTAGCTGGAAATCTGTTTGTTTGCGTAAGGAGTAcggaggtttgggggttagaCAGTTGCGTGAGTTCAACATAGCGTTGTTGGGGAAGTGGTGTTGGCGGATGCTGGTGGATAGAGAGGGGttgtggtttagagtgttgGTAGCTAGGTATGGGCTTGAGGGAGGTAGTCTTCGGGAGGGCGGTCAGAGAGGGTCGGTGTGGTGGAGGGAGTTAGTGCGTATTAGGGAGGGTGTTGGTGAGCCAGGAGGCAGTTGGTTTAGGGAGCATGTTTCGAGGAGGGTGGGGGATGGATCTGATACTCTCTTTTGGATCGATCCGTGGTTGGATGGGATTTCGTTGAGGGAGCGATTTGGGCGCCTTTTTGAGCTGACTATGACCAAATCTCGTTCGGTCGCAAAGATGTTTGCTTTGGGTTGGGGGCAGATGGGGGGGCGTGGGAGTGGCGGAGGC gatcagGCTATTGACATGTGGCAGTGGAGCCTTGACTCTGACACAGGTTATACGGTCGGGGGAGTTTATCAGCTCCTGACGTCTCAGGATTCAGTTACTTTGGATGATGCGGATAACCTTATTTGGCAttctcaggttcctttgaaggtttccatctttGCGTGGCGTTTATTGAGGGACAGGTTGCCCACGAGAGCAAACCTGGTTATTCGTGGCGTTTTGTCTCCTACGGTTGCCACTTGTGTTTTCGGATGTGGAGCGGCTGAGTCGGCTCATCATTTATTTCTATCATGTAGTACTGCTGGATCGCTTTGGGATTTAGTTCACGCATGGATTGACATTTCCTTGGTGGATTCCACTTCTCTgcgtgatcattttgttcagtttacggCCTCATTGGGTGGATCTCGAGCGAGGCGGTCTTTTCTGCAGCTTGTTTGGCTCGCTTGTGTTTGGGtgatatggacagagagaaatcatcgatTGTTCAAAGGCTCATCGGACACACCTCATATtttattggacaagatcaagcttttctcttttaggtggttgaagatgACGAACATcacgttagctttaaactaccatagctggtggtctagtccacTGTTGTGTTTaggccttgtatga
- the LOC123892962 gene encoding fimbrin-5-like isoform X2, with translation MLFDAQFVSSPSMYAPNLKVYFSFCFECLHGKAHVNLQTRAMAKDGGSKSSSFLKTATTTVHHAINESEKASYVAHINSYLAEDKFLKQFLPLDPATNALFDLAKDGVLLCKLINVAVPGTIDERAINTKRDLNPWERNENHTLGLNSAKAIGCTVVNIGTQDMVEGRPYLVLGLISQVKMDDMPLHSDFFWKWLENVR, from the exons ATGTTGTTTGATGCTCAATTTGTCTCTAGTCCTAGCATGTATGCACCTAACTTGAAAGtatacttttctttttgttttgaatgTCTGCATGGGAAG GCACATGTAAACTTGCAAACACGAGCTATGGCAAAAGATGGTGGTTCAAAAAGTTCTTCATTTTTGAAGACAGCTACAACGACTGTTCATCATGCAATTAATGAATCTGAGAAGGCTTCTTATGTTGCACATATTAACAGTTACTTGGCTGAAGATAAATTCTTGAAGCAGTTTCTTCCCCTTGATCCAGCGACAAATGCATTGTTTGATCTTGCTAAAGATGGAGTCCTGCTCTG CAAGCTTATTAATGTTGCCGTTCCTGGGACCATAGATGAACGAGCTATCAACACAAAACGGGATCTTAATCCATGGGAGAGGAATGAAAACCACACCCTTGGCCTCAATTCAGCAAAGGCTATTGGGTGCACAGTGGTTAATATTGGTACACAGGATATGGTTGAAGGAAGA cCTTATTTGGTACTTGGTCTGATTTCACAAGTAAAGATGGACGATATGCCATTGCATTCTGACTTCTTCTGGAAATGGTTGGAAAATGTG AGGTAA
- the LOC123892962 gene encoding fimbrin-5-like isoform X1 has translation MLFDAQFVSSPSMYAPNLKVYFSFCFECLHGKAHVNLQTRAMAKDGGSKSSSFLKTATTTVHHAINESEKASYVAHINSYLAEDKFLKQFLPLDPATNALFDLAKDGVLLCKLINVAVPGTIDERAINTKRDLNPWERNENHTLGLNSAKAIGCTVVNIGTQDMVEGRPYLVLGLISQVKMDDMPLHSDFFWKWLENVKLIHLQNLLFFGSMEDLVVLL, from the exons ATGTTGTTTGATGCTCAATTTGTCTCTAGTCCTAGCATGTATGCACCTAACTTGAAAGtatacttttctttttgttttgaatgTCTGCATGGGAAG GCACATGTAAACTTGCAAACACGAGCTATGGCAAAAGATGGTGGTTCAAAAAGTTCTTCATTTTTGAAGACAGCTACAACGACTGTTCATCATGCAATTAATGAATCTGAGAAGGCTTCTTATGTTGCACATATTAACAGTTACTTGGCTGAAGATAAATTCTTGAAGCAGTTTCTTCCCCTTGATCCAGCGACAAATGCATTGTTTGATCTTGCTAAAGATGGAGTCCTGCTCTG CAAGCTTATTAATGTTGCCGTTCCTGGGACCATAGATGAACGAGCTATCAACACAAAACGGGATCTTAATCCATGGGAGAGGAATGAAAACCACACCCTTGGCCTCAATTCAGCAAAGGCTATTGGGTGCACAGTGGTTAATATTGGTACACAGGATATGGTTGAAGGAAGA cCTTATTTGGTACTTGGTCTGATTTCACAAGTAAAGATGGACGATATGCCATTGCATTCTGACTTCTTCTGGAAATGGTTGGAAAATGTG AAACTGATCCATCTTCAAAACCTCTTGTTCTTTGGCTCAATGGAGGACCTGGTTGTTCTTCTCTAG